The DNA sequence TCGTCAGCTCAATCAGTGGGGAAGCTTTTGCGGATAATATTTGCTTCCGGTCAACAGAGGGGGCCGGGCATAAGGTTCCTTACGCTATTTTTGAGGAAATGGCTGCATTTTTGGGGAACGTATATTAGCATTGAATTTCTATGCACAAACTGTTATCATCAAATTAATCCAGAAAGGGTAGAGGTGTATGCAATGACTGAAGAGATAAATCCCCAATTTTCGCAAGAAGAATTGGAAAGCATAAAAGAACGCGTCTTGGCGGCGCTTGAGCAAGTGATAGATCCGGAATTAGGGATAGATATCGTCAATTTGGGTTTGATCTATGAAGTGGAATTGGAACAGGATGGCTTCTGCCTGATCAAAATGACGCTCACAACGATGGGCTGCCCATTGGCGGATGTCATCACCGATGAAATTCATCGTGCGTTGAAAGCTGTTCCTGAAGTAACCGAAACGCAAGTGAAATTGGTATGGTATCCTGCCTGGACGACAGATAGAATGTCCCGCTATGCACGCATCGCGTTAGGAATCCGATGATGAAAAGAACAACAAAGGAAATCACCTTTGTTGTTCTTTTTTTTCGCGTTATAATTTGACCAATTCTGACCATAGTCGTATACTTGTCCTATAAAGCATGAATGCAGTAGAATTTCGAGGAGGTCCTAGCATGGAAATGGAAAAAATGACGACAGCCCTGCAGCAGGCAATAGCAGAAGCGCAACGTATCGCCATGGTGCGCAAGCACCAGACCATCGATGTCGCCCATCTGTGGAAAATATTTCTGCAGCCGGATAGTTTTGCGCGCAATTTTTATATCGATTCAGGGGTGGCGGTCGAGGCATTTGAATCGGCAGTTGACAAGGAACTGGATAAATCAGTGGTGATTGAGGGCACTTCCGTCCAGTATGGGCAAACATTCAGCCAAAATCTGTACAATCTCTTTCTGGAAGCAGACCGCAAGCGGTCGGAGTTGAAGGATGATTTCATCTCCACGGATACGGTGCTTTTGAGCTTGATGACACTGAAAAATCATCCTTTGACCAAATTTCTGGGAAATCAAGGTCTTACGGAAAAAATGATCGCCGAAAAAATCAAGGATATGAGAGGGGGAGAACGCGTGACTTCGCAAAATCAGGAAGATCAATATGAAGCGTTGGAAAAGTATGGCATAGACCTTGTGCAGGCAGTCAGGAGCGGAAAACAAGATCCGGTCATCGGCCGGGACGAAGAAATCAGGGATGTCATCCGCATTTTGTCGCGAAAAACAAAAAATAACCCGATCCTGATCGGTGAACCGGGCGTCGGCAAAACCGCCATCGTGGAAGGTTTGGCCCAACGGATCGTGAAAAAAGACGTGCCGGATAACCTGAAGGACAAAACGATCTTTTCATTGGATATGGGCTCTTTGATTGCGGGAGCCAAATACCGCGGGGAATTCGAGGAACGCCTGAAAGCAGTATTGAAAGAAGTGAAGAAAAGCGACGGCCGCATCATCCTGTTCATTGATGAGATCCATACGATCGTCGGGGCTGGGAAAACCGAGGGGAGTATGGATGCCGGCAATCTGCTGAAACCTATGCTGGCCAGAGGTGAATTGCATTGTATCGGAGCGACCACTCTGGATGAATACCGCCAAAATCTGGAGAAGGACAAGGCCTTGGAGCGGAGATTCCAGAAGGTATTGGTGAAAGAACCCACAGTTGCCGACACAATCAGCATCTTGAGGGGATTGAAGGAACGGTATGAAATCCACCACAGCGTCAATATCCATGATAATGCCCTCGTTGCGGCCGCGACCTTATCCGATCGCTACATCACTGACCGGTTTCTGCCGGATAAGGCAATCGATCTTGTCGATGAGGCATGCGCAAACATAAAAGTGGAAATGAATTCGATGCCCACCGAATTGGATCAAGTGAGCCGCAAACTGATGCAACTCGAGATCGAAGAGGCAGCCCTGAAGAAGGAATCCGACGATCAGAGCAAGAAAAGATTGGCGACTCTGCAAGTCGAGTTGGCCGATCTGCGCGAAGAATCAAATGAATTGCGCATGAAATGGGGCAATGAAAAGGAAGAGGTCGAAAAGCTGCGTGCCAAACGGGAGGACCTGGAGGACGCGCGCAGACAGTTGGAGGATGCGGAAGCCGACTATGACCTGGAACGGGCGGCAGTTTTGCGCCACGGCAGTATCCCGCAGATGGAAAAGGAATTGGCGGCTCTCGAAAAGGAGAATGCAGCCCGGAGAGGTAAAGAAGGCAACCTTGTCCAGGAATCGGTCACCGAAAACGAAATCGCAACAGTTGTGGGACGGATGACCGGCATCCCGGTTACGAAGCTGGTTGAGGGTGAAAGGGACAAACTCCTGAAATTGGAGGAAACGTTGCATAAGCGGGTCATCGGGCAAGAGGAAGCAGTGGAGAGCGTCACGAATGCCGTTCTGCGCTCGCGTGCCGGCTTGCAGTCGCCTAACCGTCCAATCGGGTCTTTCCTGTTCCTGGGGCCTACTGGAGTCGGGAAAACGGAATTGGCGAAAGCCTTGGCGGAAAATCTGTTCGACTCAGATGAACATATGGTCCGACTCGATATGAGCGAATACATGGAAAAATTTTCAGTTTCCCGGCTCATCGGGGCACCCCCTGGCTATGTCGGTTACGAAGAAGGCGGTCAGTTGACGGAAGCGGTCCGCCGAAGCCCTTATACGATCATTCTCTTGGATGAAATCGAGAAGGCGCACCCGGATGTCTTCAACATTCTGTTGCAAGTATTGGATGATGGCCGTTTGACCGATTCGAAAGGGCGCGTGGTCGATTTCAAAAACACTGTCTTGATCATGACCAGCAACATCGGGTCTCAGCTCCTGCTGGAAGGTGTCCAATCCGATGGAACCATCCCGGAAGAGGTGGCCAATGAGGTCATGAAGGTATTGAAAGGGTCGTTCAA is a window from the Trichococcus shcherbakoviae genome containing:
- a CDS encoding metal-sulfur cluster assembly factor; translated protein: MTEEINPQFSQEELESIKERVLAALEQVIDPELGIDIVNLGLIYEVELEQDGFCLIKMTLTTMGCPLADVITDEIHRALKAVPEVTETQVKLVWYPAWTTDRMSRYARIALGIR
- the clpB gene encoding ATP-dependent chaperone ClpB — translated: MEMEKMTTALQQAIAEAQRIAMVRKHQTIDVAHLWKIFLQPDSFARNFYIDSGVAVEAFESAVDKELDKSVVIEGTSVQYGQTFSQNLYNLFLEADRKRSELKDDFISTDTVLLSLMTLKNHPLTKFLGNQGLTEKMIAEKIKDMRGGERVTSQNQEDQYEALEKYGIDLVQAVRSGKQDPVIGRDEEIRDVIRILSRKTKNNPILIGEPGVGKTAIVEGLAQRIVKKDVPDNLKDKTIFSLDMGSLIAGAKYRGEFEERLKAVLKEVKKSDGRIILFIDEIHTIVGAGKTEGSMDAGNLLKPMLARGELHCIGATTLDEYRQNLEKDKALERRFQKVLVKEPTVADTISILRGLKERYEIHHSVNIHDNALVAAATLSDRYITDRFLPDKAIDLVDEACANIKVEMNSMPTELDQVSRKLMQLEIEEAALKKESDDQSKKRLATLQVELADLREESNELRMKWGNEKEEVEKLRAKREDLEDARRQLEDAEADYDLERAAVLRHGSIPQMEKELAALEKENAARRGKEGNLVQESVTENEIATVVGRMTGIPVTKLVEGERDKLLKLEETLHKRVIGQEEAVESVTNAVLRSRAGLQSPNRPIGSFLFLGPTGVGKTELAKALAENLFDSDEHMVRLDMSEYMEKFSVSRLIGAPPGYVGYEEGGQLTEAVRRSPYTIILLDEIEKAHPDVFNILLQVLDDGRLTDSKGRVVDFKNTVLIMTSNIGSQLLLEGVQSDGTIPEEVANEVMKVLKGSFKPEFLNRIDDTILFTPLSKADVKKIIVKMVKELSNRLADKQIQLAVSDEVAAWIADNAYDPIYGARPLRRFISAEIENPLARAIIKGDIHENQSVTVTLVGNQVGFQTVDLAEFQQ